The following are from one region of the Biomphalaria glabrata chromosome 12, xgBioGlab47.1, whole genome shotgun sequence genome:
- the LOC106065942 gene encoding uncharacterized protein LOC106065942 produces MNVVVNMASLVADYSDSDSESEEANAIFKSEADQEEIKVKEEHQSVSEQKPVNFFDAEECESDEESQVTVKKEPVDKVPNLVSTKKLPSLIEAVNSRIGTSVFKNPFQEAEQAKNQILERHVKLTQAAPRKPAHQPVCWKFKKGKCHMGKNCRFFHDPEIRTIPDSDHSPSDTQNSTSHTISVYHPSAFALSDSKRSAVEEEDDDSYMGSMKKKRRYGVTDNMLPPKKALESLQRQREKERPWTLTNANSQ; encoded by the exons ATGAATGTTGTTGTCAATATGGCGTCCCTGGTTGCTGATTACTCTGATTCTGACAGTGAAAGTGAAGAAGCAAACGCAATTTTCAAAAGTGAAGCAGACCAAGAAGAAATAAA AGTAAAAGAGGAACATCAGTCTGTTTCTGAACAAAAAcctgttaatttttttgatgCTGAAGAATGTGAAAGTGATGAAGAGAGTCAAGTCACAGTAAAAAAAGAACCAGTTGACAAAGTACCCAATTTAGTGTCCACAAAAAAACTGCCTAGCCTTATCGAAGCAGTTAATTCAAGGATAGGCACTTCAGTTTTCAAGAACCCGTTCCAAGAGGCTGAACAGGCAAAAAACCAAATCCTTGAAAGGCATGTTAAACTAACCCAGGCTGCGCCCAGAAAGCCTGCGCACCAGCCAGTATGctggaaatttaaaaaagggaagtgCCACATGGGAAAAAATTGCAGATTCTTCCATGATCCAGAAATCAGGACTATACCAGACAGCGACCACTCTCCATCAGATACACAAAACAGCACTTCCCACACTATTTCTGTGTATCACCCTTCTGCTTTTGCTTTGTCTGACAGTAAAAGATCAGCAGTAGAGGAAGAAGATGATGACAGCTATATGGGGagtatgaaaaagaaaaggagataTGGTGTCACAGACAATATGTTACCTCCTAAGAAAGCTTTGGAGTCATTACAGCgtcagagagaaaaagagcGCCCATGGACATTGACAAATGCAAACTCACAGTGA